The genomic DNA GTAGCACCACCAACGAAGATGGATAGAGATCAGCTGACGGCGGAAGGTTATTACGGCATTTATGGTCGGGCAGGGGTGCGTATCGAAACGCCAGGGTGCTCATTGTGTATGGGTAACCAAGCGCGAGTGGCAGAAAAATCTACCGTGCTTTCAACGTCGACGCGTAACTTCCCGAACCGACTTGGCACGGGCGCGAATGTCTATCTTGCGTCAGCAGAGTTGTCTGCTGTCGGCGCGATCCTTGGTCGTATTCCGACCAAAGAGGAGTACCTTGAGTACGCGGAGCAAATTAACGCGACCGCCAGCGATACCTATCGCTACCTCAACTTCCATCAGATGGATGCCTACACCAAAAAAGCGGATGATGTGATTATTAAAGCCGCGGTATAACCGCCTTTTACTCACAGGATCATTCAAAGCGCCCCACTACAGGGGCGCTTTTTTTATGCGTGTTAAGCGGTTGTGGGTCGATGGGAGGAGAGTCGGATCATGCGTGCGATGTTTTCACTGGTACGAATGAGGTTTTTTTTACTGTTCATTAGCGCGTCGCTCAATTCACAGGGGCCGGCTTGAATGGGAAATATCGCCGTGACGCCTTGCTGGTAAAGCGCCTCGCAATCGTCACCCACGCTGCCTGCGAGCACGATGACGGGAATACGATGGGCATGTGCGATTCTAGCAACAGCGGCAGGTACTTTGCCGTGCTGGGTTTGTCCATCGACACGGCCTTCGCCTGTGATCACCCAATCGGCTTGTATCAATACGTGGTGGGCATGGGTGCGTGAGAGTAACAATTCCACCCCTGGCTCAAGCTGCGCGCCGAGTAACCCGCCGAGTGTCGCGCCGATCCCGCCAGCCGCGCCAGCGCCTGAAAAGTGGCAAATGGACTGTCCCAATTGTAGGTGGCAAATACTGGCAAAGCGGTGCAGGTATTGCTCCAATTCTCGAATGTCTTCTTCCTGGGCGCCTTTTTGTGGCCCAAAGACGGTGGTAGCGCCATGCGGTCCACATAATGGATTGTCTACATCGCAGGCGGCAGTGAGTTTGACCGTGTTAAGGCGAGCATCCAGTCCGTCAAGATCCAGCGTCATCAGTGCACCCAGGCCCTCTCCTGTAGGCGGTATTGGTTTGCCCGCGCCATCAAGGAGCTTGGCGCCCAGGGCGGTCAGAATCCCTGCACCAGCGTCATTGGTGGCACTGCCCCCCAAGCCGATAATGATCTCATCAATGTCATGGTCAAGCGCGGCACGAATGAGCTCACCGGTGCCTAAGCTGGTGGTATGACGTGGATTGCGTGCGTGAATAGGCACCAAAGGCAGCCCAGATGCACTGGCAACATCAATAACCGCAAGCCGATGCTCGCGGTTGATAATAAAATCGGCGGTCACCGAGCGAAAATCGGGTCCAGTAACCTCGCAGTGATAACGCTCGCCACCAAGTTGGTCGAGAAAGCTTTGTGCAAAGCCTTCACCCCCGTCAGCCATTGGCAGTTGAGAGAAACGGGCGTTAGGCAAAATAGGCGCGATGCCAGCCTCGATCGCCTGAGCAACGTGGCGAGCACTGAGGCCTTCTTTAAATGAATCAGGTGCGATCACGATATGCATTAGCCTATCCTTTACTGCTTACTGTTATTCCATTTAAGTATGGTTGAAGTGACAGCTTGATGACAGCCTCGGCTTGGCAATTATAGGAAAAAGCCGGACAATAGCGTGCCAAATTTGGAGGTCAGTGTGGATTACGAATTTTCTCGCAACAGTTTTGATGACAGCTACCGGATTGTTTTTTCTATGGGACATGAAGCCATAGGACGTTGGCTATTGGATGAACTCGGCACGGAGCTGACGCAAGTGACAGCCTGTCTACATACTCTGCAGCAACTTGAGTCAGAGCAGCAGTGGCGCGGGCATACGTTCACGCTTACCGCCAATCATGATGAGGTCGTGGTGGTGGCGAATGCGATGCTGCAACCTGCCTCGGATGACGCGCAAATCATGCTCAATGAGCAAGCGCTGACCTTTTATGATGAAGAAAGCTACGCCGCGTGTGGTTACCAAGACTTTTTGGAAATGCTAGACGCCTACCAAGACTTTATTGCCCGTTACGGTCGACGTTAAGCGGGCTCACTGAGTTAGCTAGTCATCGATGAGCACGTATTACCGTGTGCGTGCTTTGAATCGATGAATCTTTCCCCGTTTTTTATCCTTATTCTCGCTTCTATGTTCCCCATTGGTGCAATCGTGTACCGCTCCCGCGGGTATGCGCTGTGTTGGTGAATAATTCGCACTTATATGGTGCAAATCACCGCCTTTATTTCTATTTGTTTTTTAAGTTATTGAATATTAACTAATTAATTATTGGCACGGCTCTTGATAGTTAGACGATGATGCAAACACAAGGACTCAGGAGAAGGATATGAAACTGATTAGCGCCATTATCAAGCCATTCAAGCTTGATGACGTACGTGAAGCGTTGGCGGATGCTGGCATTGACGGCATGACTGTCTCAGAGGTGAAAGGCTTCGGCCGTCAAAAAGGGCACACAGAGTTATACCGCGGTGCTGAGTATCAGGTCGACTTTTTACCCAAAGTAAAATTAGAAATCGCGGTGCAGAGCGAGCATGTCGACAGTGTCGTGGACGCGATCTCTAAGGCTGCACAAACCGGCAAGATCGGCGATGGCAAAATCTTCGTCTTTGATCTTCAGCAGGCGGTGCGTATCCGTACTGGTGAGATGGATCTGGAAGCAATTTAAAAACAGGGAGTAAAGACAATGGAACTGGTAAACACGGTGACTGAATTGCGCTACGCGCTCGACACCTTTTTCTTTCTTTTATCCGGTGCGCTAGTGATGTGGATGGCAGCAGGCTTTGCCATGTTAGAGGCAGGGCTAGTACGCTCAAAAAACACCACTGAAATACTGACCAAAAATATCTGCCTCTATGCCATCGCATGTACCATGTACCTGTTAGTGGGCTACAACATCATGTACGTGGATAACAGCGGTGGTGGCTTTATACCGTCTTTCGGTACCTTGATTGGCACGCAAGGGGCGGACGCGGATCACTCGCTTGAATCAGACTTCTTCTTCCAAGTGGTGTTTGTGGCGACAGCGATGTCTGTGGTGTCAGGCGCGGTGGCTGAGCGTATGAAGCTGTGGGCGTTCCTGGTGTTCTCTGTCATCTTAACTGCGGTGATTTATCCGGTTGAAGGTTATTGGACCTGGGGCGGTGGCTTTCTCTCAGAAGCAGGCTTTAGCGACTTCGCTGGCTCTGGGATTGTTCACATGGCCGGTGCCGCTGCGGCACTCGCAGGTGTTCTGCTCTTGGGGGCGCGTAAAGGGAAATACAGCAAAAATGGCAAAATCAATCCCATCCCTGGTTCAAACCTGCCCCTCGCTACCCTAGGTACTTTTATCTTGTGGTTCGGCTGGTTTGGCTTTAACGGTGGTTCACAGTTGATGGTGTCGGATTTTGAAAACGCGACCGCGGTCGGGCAAATCTTCTTGAACACCAATGCGGCTGCGGCTGCGGGTGCGATTGCTGCTTTGCTGGTGTGTAAAACCATGTGGGGGAAAGCGGATTTGACCATGGTACTCAACGGTGCGTTAGCCGGCTTAGTGGCCATCACCGCGGATCCGCTATCACCTTCACCTGTGGCAGCGCTGATCATTGGTGCGGTATCAGGTGTGGTTGTGGTCTTCAGTATCGTTGGTCTTGATAAGATTAAAATTGATGACCCTGTTGGTGCTATCTCTGTGCACGGTGTGTGTGGCTTCTTCGGCTTGATGGTTGTGCCTTTAAGTAACACAGGGGCAACCTTTGGTGCGCAGCTTTTGGGTGCGGCAGTGATTTTTGCTTGGGTATTTGCGGCAAGTTTCCTCGTGTGGCTAGTGCTGAAAAACACCATGGGTATCCGTGTTACCGAAGAAGAAGAAATGTCAGGGATGGATTTACATGACTGTGGCATTGATGCATATCCCGAATTTGTTAGCGTAAAATAGTCAGTTACACTTAACTCGATTAAACTCTGAAACGAAACCTTACATTTTTGGATGTAAGGTTTCTTTGTTTTTGCGTCTGATCATATTGAGCCCTGAGTCATTAGTTGTATACTAACGAAACTGAGATTCGTTATCATTTATCATCATATTTAAGGACTGCCACGATGAAAAAACTACTGATTGCCTCGGCTATCACCGCAAGCCTATTAGGAACCAGCGCCGCGGTTGCGTCCGAAGAAGTCAATGTTTACTCGTATCGCCAACCTTTCTTGATTGAACCCATGTTCGATGCGTTTACCGAAGAGACCGGCATTGAGGTGAATGTTAAATTCGCCAAAAAAGGCATGGCGGAAAAGGTTAAGCAAGAAGGTGAGTACAGCCCGGCTGACGTTTTGCTAACCGTTGATATTTCACGCCTTCAAGAGCTGGTTAATCAAGACGTGGTTCAGCCTGTACAGAGCGCGGTGATCGACCAAAACGTGCCTGAGCAGTTCCGTGATAGTGAAGACAAGTGGGTTGCGCTGACAACACGTGCCCGTGCGGTATACTCATCACGTGAGCGTGTGGGTAAACTAGGTGATGATTTTGACTACCTTGACTTGGCAAAACCAGAATGGAAAGGCAAGATTTGCACCCGTTCAGGCAAACACCCATACAACGTTTCTTTGGTATCAGCCATCATTGAAAACCACGGTGAAGCGAAAGCCAAAGAGTGGTTAGAGGGCGTAAAAGACAACCTCGCGCGTAAACCACAAGGCAATGATCGTGCACAAGTGAAAGCGATTAAAGAAGGCCTGTGTGATGTATCGCTAGGCAACAGCTATTACCTAGGTAAAATGCTGAATGACGAAGAACAAACAGCGTGGGCGGAAGCGGTTTACTTGAACTATCCTGGCCAAAACGCGCACGGTACGCACGTGAACGTGAGTGGCATGGCGATGGCGAAGTACGCGCCGAACGAAGAAAACGCGCTAAAACTAATGGAATTTTTAACGTCAGACAAAGCACAGCATATGTATGCTGAGGTGAACTTCGAAGAGCCTGTGAAGCCGGGTGTTGAGCAGTCTGAGCTGGTGGCGTCTTGGGGCGACTACAAGCATGACCCAATGCCGCTTGAGGCGATTGCGGATAACTACAGCCAGTCAGTGAAACTGCTGGATGAAGTGCAGTTCGACCTGTAAGCCATTGCATAGGGGCGGATGCCGCCCCTGTTGTCTTTCTCTGACGCCTTAATGTAGTAGGCCATGCGAGATAGATTACCCATTATAAAAACCAGCAGTTGGAGCTTAGCTCTGTTGCTGGTTTTGCCGATCTTAGCGATCTTTTATACCGCGGTAGGCGACACCGGGGATATTTTCCCTCATCTGTTTGATACCGTACTACCGACTTATACCTTGAACACCAGCTTGTTAGTGGCTGGCGTGGTGGCGATTGCGATTATCCTCGGGGTGCCCACCGCGTGGATGCTGGCCATGTATCAGGTACCGGGCAGCCGACAACTGCAGTGGGCGATGGTGCTTCCGCTTGCGATGCCGGGCTATATTATTGGCTATATCTACACTGACTGGTTTGACTACGCAGGCCCATTGCAACGTGGCTTGCGGGCACTGTTTGAATGGCAAACGGTCAATGATTACTGGTTTCCCGATATGCGTACCTTGCCGGGTGCGTGTTTTGTGCTGGCGTTAGTCTTATACCCTTATATCTACTTGCTCACCCGTGCCGCGTTTATGGAGCAAAGTGTCACCTTGACCCACTCAGCGCGTTTGCTCGGTTGCTCGCCGATGCAAAGCTTTCGTCGCATTTCTTTACCGTTGGCACGGCCGGCGATTGCGGTGGGGGCCTCTTTGGTGGCGATGGAGGCGCTGGGCGATTTTGGTACGGTCAATTACTTTGCGGTCAGCACCCTTACAACCGCAGTCTATGATACTTGGTTGAGCTACTCGAGCTTAACCGCTGCCGCCAAAATCTCTGCGATCATGCTGGTTGCTATCTTCCTTTTGATCAGTGCTGAACGTTATGGGCGACGTAAACAAGCACAATTTAGTCCAAGCTCGAGCAGTGATGCGATTGAGAAAATGCCCTTAACAGGCTGGCGCAAAGTCGGTGTGTTAGCGTGGTGCTGGAGTCTGCTGTCACTGGCGTTTATTTTACCCCTGTTACAGCTTTTGGTGTATGCATGGCACTACTACGAAAAAAATGCGGTCAGCGAATTTGCCACCTTTAGCTATAACAGCTTTTATACCTCAAGTTTAGCGGCGCTCATTGCCGTTGGCATTGCGTGGACAGTCAATGTGTATCGCCGCCTGCGTGGGCATGGGGTCAGTGTGGCGCCCATGCGATTGGCGTCTATGGGGTATGCGGTGCCGGGGACGGTGCTCGCGATTGGCGTGATGTTAGTGCTGACGCGCGGCGATCACTTCATTAACGATATCGCCACCCATTACGGCTGGGGACGGCCTGGCCTCCTATTATCTGGCACCATGGTGGCCTTATTGGTGGCCTTTGTTGTGCGGTTCAGTGCCGTCGCCATTGGCAGCATTGAATCAAGCATGGCCAAAATTCCTCCTTCATTGGATATGGCGGCGCGAACCATGGGGTGCACCACCACAGGGGTGATTCGCCGTGTGCATTTACCCCTAATTCGGCGCGGCACGCTCATTGCGATGCTGTTGGTGTTTATTGAGTCGATGAAAGAGCTCAATGCGGCCATTTTATTGCGCCCTTTTAACTTTGAAACACTGGCCACCTATGTGTACAACTTTACCTCGGATGAGCACCTAGAGTATGCCGCCTTGCCTGCGATTTTGTTGGTCGTGGTTGGTTTGGTCCCCCTTATCCTGATTAACCGGTCATTGGAGCAAAAATATCAATGAAGTGTGCGCTCGCGATAGAGAATTTGACCTGCAGTTATAACGGCACTCCTGTTTTAAAGGATTTGTCGCTGCAAGTCGCGCCGGGAGAAATTGTGTGCTTGCTCGGCGCCAGTGGCTGCGGGAAGACGACGTTGCTAAAAGCAATGGCAGGATTAATGCCATTATCCTCAGGAAAGCTATCGATTGGGTGCAAACTCATGGACGATAATCAGCATTCAATCCCGCCAGAGCAACGCAATATTGGGATGATTTTCCAAGACTATGCGCTGTTCCCACACCTTACGGTGGCAGACAATGTGGGGTTTGGTCTGTCTGGATTCAGCACGGCAGCACGAAGTGAAAAAGTGACTGAGATGCTCAAGCTGGTGCGTCTGGCGGAGCTGGGTGACCGCTATCCTCACCAGCTCTCGGGCGGCCAACAACAGCGCGTGGCGATTGCGAGAGCGCTGGCTTATGAACCCGATCTGTTATTGCTTGATGAGCCCTTTTCAAATATTGATACCCAGGTTCGTCATGATTTAATTGAAGAAATCCGACGCATTTTTAAATCCCAAGGCGTCACGGCGATCCTTGTGACGCATAGCCGAGAGGAAGCATTCGCGTTTGCCGATAAGCTGGCGGTAATGAATCAGGGGCTCATTGAACAGTATGGCGATACCACAGAGGTGTATTACCAACCTGCGAGCCGTTTCGTCGCTGATTTTCTTGGCCAGGGCTCTTATGTGCCCGTAACGGTCTCGTCGCAAGAACAAATGCAGACACCGCTCGGCCCTTGGCCTCGTCCGGTGCATTGTCATCCAGGCGCGCATTGGTGGCTACTGAGACCGCAGTTTCTCAGTATCCGTGCTGATGAGAAGGGGGAAGGACAGGTGTTATCCCAACAGTTTATGGGTGACAGCAGCCGTTATACCATCGATATCCATGGTCAAAAACTGTCGGTACACGCGCGTGAGCCGCTATTGGTGGGAGATAAAGTCAGTTTACATATTCGCCCTCACGAACCAGTCCTTTTCAATGATGGGCCGAGTTTTATTGACGATTAAGACACCAGAACCAAAAAAGCCAACCGAAGGGTTGGCTTTTTACGGCGCGACTACGATTAGCTTTGCTGGCAAAGTACATCAATATAGTGTTGAGCCATGGCGTTTAAAGCCGTTTTGTCTGGTTGCTGGTGCGCCTGTAAAAATAGCACATAGCACACCCCAGCCAACATACTGGCAAGCTCACGCGGTTGGTGACGGTCGACCATCTCACCTTTTGCCATCCCATGCTGGAACACTTGTTCGAACTGATCCATCGCGTCTCGACTGCCTTTGACAAAGCGTGGCCAAATATCCTCGCGAATAGAGGTACTCCACTCAAACCAGACTTTCATCCAAGCTTTGTCTGCCAGTGCCGTGTCGATAATTTGCGAGGTAATGCAGTTTAGCGATGCTCGCATCGATTGATCTTGCTCGGTGCACTCATTAATGAGTTTAATGAAGTGTTTCTCGGTCTGGGCCAAGATCTCTTCCACCAAGTCTTCACGGGTTGGGAAGTAGTTAAATACTGTTGCGACGGAGACATCTGCCATTTCGGCAATATCGGCGTGCCCCGCACGACCAATCCCGCGTTTGGCAAACACATCTAAGCCACACCCTAATAACTGCTCTTTGCGGCGCTCGGGCGATAGCCGCGTCCTTGTTCTCTCATTTGATTGAGCCATCCTAAAACCTGCCAACTTATTTTTGGTTTGTACAAATTAATTATTGTTTGTGCTAATGACTTTATTATTAGCGGGGTTGAGTTTATACCAGCCATTTATGGCCTGACAACGGCTAGAAGCCTGATCTAGGCCGTAAAAACGTAATTTTGTCTGCAAAAAAAGTCATTCATTACAAAAAACAAAGGCATGGATTATTTTTTCTTATCAATCAGTGTGATACCCAACTAGTGTGCGGGTGCATAAGCGATGAAAACGCGCTCGCTGGGATCCGCAATCGATTTAGTGCTAGACTATGCCACCTTTGTTAGTGACCTCCCTTTTGTGGAGAGACAACCATCGGGGCAGATATGAAACACACCGTTGAAGTGATGATTTCAGAGCAGGACGTTCAGGCGCGAGTGAAAGCCTTGGGCGCCGAGATCAGCGAGCACTATAAAGACTCACCGGAGTTGGTATTAGTGGGGCTGCTGCGTGGCTCGTTCGTTTTCATGGCGGATTTATGCCGTGCGATTGACATGCCGCATGCGGTCGACTTTATGACTGCATCAAGCTACGGCAACAGCATGGAAAGTACGCGTGATGTGCGTATTTTGAAAGATTTGGATGATGATATTAAAGGCAAAGACATACTCTTAGTCGAAGATATCATCGATACCGGCAATACGCTGAGTAAGGTGTGTGAAATCCTGTCTTTGCGCGAGCCAAATTCAGTACGTATTTGTACCTTATTAGATAAGCCTGAGCGCCGAGAAGTCGACGTCAAGGTTGATTGGCTGGGCTTTACGATTCCAGATGAATTTGTGGTCGGTGTGGGCATCGATTATGCGCAAAAGTACCGCCATCTGCCGTACGTTGGTAAAGTGATTCCGTTGGACTAAAGGGTTCAAGGAATGCGAAAGGAGAAAGCCGAGCCTATGCTCGGTTTTTTTGACCCCATGATACAGGCGAGTGCCAACCTTCCTTGTTAGAGACGTAGGGAAGGATTAATACTCGACTTGGTCAGGCACAAGTTCACACATTGCCGCTTGGTAGTTTATTTCTAGCGATTCCCGACTATTGGCGGTCATCCCCAGATCCCGCAAGATCCCATCGGTGGTGTCGTAAAACCAGCCATGAACCTTTACATCTTGGCCGCGTTCCCAGGCGGCTCGCAAAATCGTTGAATTGCCCAGATGATAAACCTGCTCTGCGACATTGATCTCACACAGTCGATTACCGCGTGCTTGCGCAGGCAATTGGCTCAGGTAGCTTTTGTGTTTGAGGTAGAGGTCGCGAATATGTAGCAACCAATTGTTAATTAAACCCAGCTCAGGGTTTTCTATAGCCGCATGTACCCCGCCGCAGCCGTAATGCCCACAAACAATAATGTGCTTGATTTGCAGCACGTCGACGGCGTACTGCACGACGGATAGGCAATTTAAATCGGTATGAATAACTTGATTGGCGACATTACGGTGGACAAAAAGCTCGCCAGAGTCGAGACCAGTCAAGCGCTCTGCGGGCACACGACTATCGGCGCAACCAATCCATAAGTATTCAGGGTGTTGCTCTTTGGCAAGGTCGGCAAAAAACTGTGGGTTAGTATCACGAATGTCTTTTGACCAGGCTTTATTATTGGCGAACAACGCTTTGATTTGGGCCATATTCACGCAAGCTTTTGGTAATGTAGTCGTTTACCACTATACCTTAATGACCGAGTGTGAAATACACTGAGATCAATATTCACATTCTTTTACATCTGTCACGCCCAATAGATCACGCTGTTTACCTTCAAAGCCACTGCTCGGATCGGTTAATCCAAGAAAACTCGTATACTGTCTTTTCCATCATCAATGCAGTAGAGGGTAGTGAGTGTTTGATAAAGGACGATTTGCACAGCTGACATTAAAAGGGGATCTATTTGGTGGGGTAACCACCGCGATAATCTCATTACCATTGGCACTTGCATTTGGTGTCGCCTCTGGGGCTGGCGCGGAAGCGGGGCTATGGGGCGCGATTTTAGTCGGGTTGTTTGCCTCGCTATTTGGCGGGTCGTCTACGCTGATTTCTGAACCGACCGGCCCAATGACAGTGATCATGACCACGGTATTAACCGCCATGATGGCGCGTTACCCGGAAGGGGGCGTAGCTATGGCATTCACCGTCGTCATGATGGCGGGGGCGTTCCAAGTACTGATTGGCAGCTTAAGGCTGGGGAAATACGTCACCTTAATGCCTTACAGTGTGGTATCCGGCTTCATGTCAGGGATTGGGGTGATTTTGATTTTGCTCCAGCTTGCCCCCTTGCTGGGGCAAGCGGCACCTTCTGGCGGGGCGCTTGGCACACTTAAAGCATTGCCGGACTTACTCGCTAATGCCGATTTTAAAGAGGTATTTCTCGGGGCGCTGACCCTTGGCATCTTGTTTTATTTTCCGGCGAAATATCGCCGTTTTATTCCCGCACAGCTTGTCGCGCTCGTCAGTATCACTTTGGTTTCAATTTTATTGTTTGATACCGACAGCATTCGTCGTATTGGGGAAATCCCCACTGGCTTACCTTCGCTAGTGATCCCGCATATCACGACAGAGCATTTTACCGCGATGGTGATTGATGCCCTCGTGCTGGGCACCTTAGGGTGTATTGATACCTTATTAACCGCGGTAATTGCTGACTCACTGACTCGGCAAGAGCACAACTCTGATCGCGAGCTGCGCGGGCAGGGCATTGCCAATATGATTGCCGGGTTATTTGGTGCGCTCCCTGGCGCGGGGGCCACTATGGGCACCGTGGTGAATGTGCAAGTGGGGGCGCGCTCTCCTTTGTCGGGGATATTGCGGGCGGCGATGTTAGCCGCGGTGGTATTGGTGGCAGGTGCGCTCACCGCGCCGATCCCGATGGCGGTACTCGCGGGCATTGCGGTATATGTCGGGTTTAATATCCTCGATTGGAGCTTTCTTCACCGCGCCCATAAAATCAGTTTGCAACAAACCGGTATTATGTATGGCGTGATGGCGCTGACGGTGTTTGTTGACTTGATTGTTGCCGTCGGCCTAGGGGTATTCATTGCCAACTTATTGGTGATTGAGCGCCTAAGCCGAGAGCAAGCCAAGCAAGTACGGGCCATCAGTGATGCCGAAGATGATGAAGTGCCGCTGGATGACGAAGAACGTGCGCTGCTTGATGCGAGCAATGGCCAAGTGTTGTTTTTCTATCTTTCAGGACCGATGATTTTCAGTGTCTCGAAAGCAATTGCACGCCAGCATGCCCACATCAACGAGTTCCGTGTGATGATTCTGGACCTAAGCGATGTGCCCATGTTGGATATGACCGTTGGTTTGGCATTAGAGAACGCGATTAAAGATGCGCGTGAGGCTGAGTGCACGGTGTTTTTACTGTGTCCGCACGACGAAACGCGCGAGCAGCTGCAGCGCCTTCATATCGGTGATTGGGTCCGAGAGGCGCATATCTTTACCACACGCAAACCGGCGCTCGAGGCGGCCAACCGCTTGGTAGAAGTGATGCCATAGCGGGCTGTTCAACGTATGTTACACGTCAATGCACGCAAACTCGCTAACTGGCGCCATGAGCGGGTTTGTGTGCTGTCATGGCTTTTTAGGGTGATCCACGCGTTACCCGCTTAGAAAAAACACGTCATCACGATCACTTAAATACAAGATATTTAGTGAATCTTTGCCACATTTCTCATCATTTTATTCTTTTTGGTTGAAAACTAACCATGCGTTTCCTCTCCTGATTTGATCTTGTGCACATTCCTATATACTGGCGCGCGCACTGGGGACCCCCCGTGCCAGTGAGTAAAGCCGTCATGGCCGTGATACTGCATACGACTTGAAAGGATCAGCTGTTTTGAAATTCGAACGATTCAAGAACTGGACCCTGAAAGGGGACCTGTTTGGGGGCGTCACCACGGCGGTTATTTCTTTGCCCCTCTCGCTGGCGTTCGGGGTAGCGTCTGGTGCAGGCGCGGAAGCCGGGATGTGGGGCGCCATTTTGGTGGGGCTTTTTGCCGCGTTATTTGGTGGCTCTTCAACCCTTATCTCAGAGCCGACCGGTCCGATGACAGTGATCATGACCGCGGTACTTACCACCATGGTGTCACGTTACCCCGAAGGGGGCATGGCGATGGGCTTTACCGTGGTCATGATGGCCGGCTTATTCCAAGTGATCTTGGGGACCTTGAAGCTTGGAAAGTACGTTACTTTAATGCCATATAGCGTGATATCTGGGTTTATGTCCGGTATTGGCGTTATCTTGATCATTTTGCAGCTGCCGCCTTTGTTGGGACACGTGCCCCCTGAAGGAGGCGTGCTGGGCACACTGAGGACGTTGCCTGAGCTGATTGCACACACTCAGCGCAGTGAGCTTTTATTGGGGCTGCTTACGCTTGGGATCCTCTTTTCTTTCCCACAAAAATATCGCCGTTATATGCCGGTACAACTCGTTGCCTTGGTGGTGGTGACTTTGCTGTCAATGTGGTGGTTTGATCTCGAGGCGATTCGCCGAATTGGTGTGATCCCAACTGGCTTGCCAACCTTGATGCTGCCACACATCGACAGTGAGGTACTGACCACCATGGTGGTGGATGCGTTAGTGTTGGGGACCTTGGGCTGTATTGATACTTTGCTCTCTGCGGTAATCGCTGACTCGTTGACGCGCGAAGAGCACGACTCGGATAAAGAGTTGCGTGGTCAGGGGCTGGCCAATATGGTGGCGGGATTATTTGGCGCTTTGCCGGGAGCGGGTGGCACCATGGGCACGGTTGTTAATGTGCAAGTAGGCGGACGTTCACCGTTTGCGGCCATTGTGCGCGCCCTTATTCTAGCGGCGGTAATCTTGGTCGCAGGCTTTTTGACCGAGCCCATCCCGATGGCAGTGCTGGCAGGTATCGCCATCTATGTGGGCTTCAAT from Salinivibrio kushneri includes the following:
- the can gene encoding carbonate dehydratase yields the protein MAQIKALFANNKAWSKDIRDTNPQFFADLAKEQHPEYLWIGCADSRVPAERLTGLDSGELFVHRNVANQVIHTDLNCLSVVQYAVDVLQIKHIIVCGHYGCGGVHAAIENPELGLINNWLLHIRDLYLKHKSYLSQLPAQARGNRLCEINVAEQVYHLGNSTILRAAWERGQDVKVHGWFYDTTDGILRDLGMTANSRESLEINYQAAMCELVPDQVEY
- a CDS encoding TetR/AcrR family transcriptional regulator; this encodes MAQSNERTRTRLSPERRKEQLLGCGLDVFAKRGIGRAGHADIAEMADVSVATVFNYFPTREDLVEEILAQTEKHFIKLINECTEQDQSMRASLNCITSQIIDTALADKAWMKVWFEWSTSIREDIWPRFVKGSRDAMDQFEQVFQHGMAKGEMVDRHQPRELASMLAGVCYVLFLQAHQQPDKTALNAMAQHYIDVLCQQS
- a CDS encoding SulP family inorganic anion transporter, whose amino-acid sequence is MKFERFKNWTLKGDLFGGVTTAVISLPLSLAFGVASGAGAEAGMWGAILVGLFAALFGGSSTLISEPTGPMTVIMTAVLTTMVSRYPEGGMAMGFTVVMMAGLFQVILGTLKLGKYVTLMPYSVISGFMSGIGVILIILQLPPLLGHVPPEGGVLGTLRTLPELIAHTQRSELLLGLLTLGILFSFPQKYRRYMPVQLVALVVVTLLSMWWFDLEAIRRIGVIPTGLPTLMLPHIDSEVLTTMVVDALVLGTLGCIDTLLSAVIADSLTREEHDSDKELRGQGLANMVAGLFGALPGAGGTMGTVVNVQVGGRSPFAAIVRALILAAVILVAGFLTEPIPMAVLAGIAIYVGFNILDRTFIQRAHKVSLHQTVIMYGVMILTVLVDLIVAVGVGVFIANIIAIEHLSREQEKQVKAISDADEDDVPLSEMERALLDSANGKVLFFYLSGPMIFSVSKAIARQHSKIEEFDVMILDLSDVPMIDMTVGLALENAIKDAVDASCQVFLLCPHQKTRDQLERLHVKNWLTDDHTFDSRYDALRAAHRVTEVMP
- a CDS encoding SulP family inorganic anion transporter — encoded protein: MFDKGRFAQLTLKGDLFGGVTTAIISLPLALAFGVASGAGAEAGLWGAILVGLFASLFGGSSTLISEPTGPMTVIMTTVLTAMMARYPEGGVAMAFTVVMMAGAFQVLIGSLRLGKYVTLMPYSVVSGFMSGIGVILILLQLAPLLGQAAPSGGALGTLKALPDLLANADFKEVFLGALTLGILFYFPAKYRRFIPAQLVALVSITLVSILLFDTDSIRRIGEIPTGLPSLVIPHITTEHFTAMVIDALVLGTLGCIDTLLTAVIADSLTRQEHNSDRELRGQGIANMIAGLFGALPGAGATMGTVVNVQVGARSPLSGILRAAMLAAVVLVAGALTAPIPMAVLAGIAVYVGFNILDWSFLHRAHKISLQQTGIMYGVMALTVFVDLIVAVGLGVFIANLLVIERLSREQAKQVRAISDAEDDEVPLDDEERALLDASNGQVLFFYLSGPMIFSVSKAIARQHAHINEFRVMILDLSDVPMLDMTVGLALENAIKDAREAECTVFLLCPHDETREQLQRLHIGDWVREAHIFTTRKPALEAANRLVEVMP
- the hpt gene encoding hypoxanthine phosphoribosyltransferase; the encoded protein is MKHTVEVMISEQDVQARVKALGAEISEHYKDSPELVLVGLLRGSFVFMADLCRAIDMPHAVDFMTASSYGNSMESTRDVRILKDLDDDIKGKDILLVEDIIDTGNTLSKVCEILSLREPNSVRICTLLDKPERREVDVKVDWLGFTIPDEFVVGVGIDYAQKYRHLPYVGKVIPLD